A portion of the Sabethes cyaneus chromosome 3, idSabCyanKW18_F2, whole genome shotgun sequence genome contains these proteins:
- the LOC128742754 gene encoding DNA repair and recombination protein RAD54-like: protein MRKSLAPSQSYALSPVNATFKSPVSISHKRNRECRERSRNHSKDAEPPPAKLSASEYEMMILKILTRPFKIPIPNYVPEHTTRCLGMKRPPARRALHDPYACNALVLFTPEELSEHDRLKMDANKKQVHVVVDPLLGNILRPHQREGVKFMYECVTGKRGDFQGCIMADEMGLGKTLQCITLLWTLLRQSPDCKPTIGKAIIVCPSSLVKNWYKEFGKWLGCRVNCLAMDGGSKEHTTKELEQFMANQSLRHGTPVLIISYETFRLYAHILNNSEVGAVLCDEGHRLKNSENLTYQALMGLKTKRRVLLSGTPIQNDLTEYYSLLHFVNPGMLGSTNEFRRQFEIPILRGQDANSTEAERQKANERLQELSALVNRCMIRRTSSLLTKYLPVKFEMVICIKMTEIQNELYKSFLQSDSIRRCVQEKSGAKASLTALSNITALKKLCNHPDLIYDKIQERADGFENAYKILPSNYSSKDLRPELGGKLMLLDCMLASLKMNTNDKIVLVSNYTQTLDLFEKLCRKRGYAYVRLDGTMTIKKRGKVVDEFNKPDSKEFIFMLSSKAGGCGLNLIGANRLVMFDPDWNPANDEQAMARVWRDGQKKPCFIYRLLATGTIEEKIFQRQTHKKALSNTVVDNDEDGERHFTQDDLKDLFRIDETTISDTHSIFKCKRCLNNIQVKLPPEDSDCTSDLMHWYHCSNNKGIPDDILSKCWDITKCVSFAFHHRSNSAVVEQQIAEQKRIEALKLKDESNNEENDDPRVDHEEDVENDDSFSENDQDEDYVPTK from the exons ATG CGTAAAAGTCTTGCTCCTAGTCAAAGCTACGCGCTTTCACCTGTCAATGCTACCTTCAAAAGCCCGGTTTCGATTAGCCATAAGCGCAATCGAGAATGCCGAGAGCGGTCCCGAAACCACTCGAAGGATGCAGAACCACCGCCTGCAAAACTGTCGGCATCCGAATACGAGATGATGATTCTCAAAATTTTGACCCGGCCGTTCAAAATTCCCATACCGAATTACGTTCCAGAGCATACGACGCGTTGCCTTGGTATGAAACGACCGCCAGCCAGAAGGGCACTGCACGATCCATATGCTTGCAATGCTCTGGTCTTGTTCACCCCAGAAGAACTATCGGAACACGATCGGTTAAAAATGGATGCGAACAAAAAGCAGGTTCACGTAGTCGTCGATCCGCTGCTGGGGAACATTCTGCGCCCTCATCAGCGCGAAGGTGTCAAGTTTATGTACGAGTGTGTTACTGGAAAACGTGGGGATTTTCAAGGTTGCATCATGGCTGATGAAATGGG ACTTGGAAAGACACTGCAATGTATCACTCTTCTTTGGACTTTGCTGCGACAAAGTCCGGACTGCAAGCCCACAATTGGAAAAGCAATTATCGTTTGTCCAAGTTCGTTAGTGAAAAATTGGTATAAAGAATTTGGCAAATGGCTTGGCTGCCGTGTGAATTGTCTTGCGATGGATGGTGGATCAAAAGAGCACACGACCAAGGAATTAGAACAGTTCATGGCTAATCAAAGTTTACGCCACGGAACACCGGTACTGATCATCAGTTATGAAACGTTTCGTCTCTATGCGCATATTTTGAACAACTCAGAAGTGGGAGCCGTTCTTTGTGACGAGGGACATCGGTTAAAGAACAGCGAGAATCTTACCTACCAAGCTCTGATGGGACTAAAGACTAAGCGCAGAGTTCTACTGTCGGGAACCCCCATTCAGAATGATTTAACGGAATACTACAGTTTGCTACATTTTGTCAATCCCGGGATGCTTGGCAGCACAAAC GAGTTTCGTCGCCAATTTGAAATTCCTATTCTACGCGGTCAGGATGCCAATTCTACCGAAGCCGAGCGGCAGAAAGCAAACGAACGCTTACAAGAACTATCGGCACTGGTGAATCGTTGTATGATCCGTCGAACGTCTTCCTTGCTAACCAAGTACCTTCCAGTAAAGTTCGAAATGGTCATATGTATCAAAATGACCGAAATTCAAAACGAATTGTACAAAAGCTTTCTACAATCGGACTCGATTCGTCGGTGCGTTCAGGAGAAAAGCGGAGCGAAAGCGAGTTTAACTGCTCTATCGAACATTACCGCGTTGAAGAAACTTTGTAATCATCCGGATTTAATTTATGACAAAATCCAAGAACGAGCAGATGGTTTTGAAAACGCGTATAAAATACTACCCAGCAATTACAGCTCGAAAGATTTACGACCAGAACTGGGAGGAAAGTTGATGCTGTTAGACTGTATGCTGGCTAGTTTAAAAATGAATACCAACGATAAAATAGTTTTGGTTTCGAACTATACGCAAACCTTGGATTTGTTTGAAAAACTTTGTCGAAAGCGAGGATACGCATATGTCCGTCTAGATGGAACGATGACTATTAAGAAACGAGGCAAGGTCGTGGATGAATTCAATAAACCCGATTCGAAGGAGTTTATTTTCATGCTTAGCTCGAAAGCTGGTGGTTGCGGCCTAAATCTAATTGGAGCCAATCGCTTAGTTATGTTTGATCCAGATTGGAATCCAGCTAACGACGAACAAGCGATGGCTCGGGTTTGGCGCGATGGACAAAAGAAACCATGCTTTATTTATCGATTACTTGCA aCGGGAACCattgaagaaaaaatatttcagcGGCAAACACACAAAAAAGCACTCTCTAATACTGTTGTAGATAACGATGAGGATGGCGAACGACACTTTACTCAGGATGATTTAAAGGACCTGTTTCGAATCGACGAAACTACTATTTCCGATACCCATTCAAT CTTCAAATGTAAACGATGTCTAAACAATATTCAAGTGAAGCTTCCTCCGGAGGACAGTGATTGTACATCCGATTTAATGCACTGGTACCACTGTTCTAACAATAAAGGCATCCCGGATGATATTCTCTCTAAGTGCTGGGACATAACGAAGTGCGTTTCATTTGCCTTCCACCATCGTTCGAACAGTGCAGTTGTTGAGCAGCAAATCGCTGAACAAAAACGAATAGAAGCGTTAAAATTAAAGGATGAATCAAACAATGAGGAAAATGACGATCCTCGCGTGGATCATGAAGAAGACGTTGAAAATGATGATTCGTTTTCCGAAAATGATCAAGATGAAGATTACGTTCCCACCAAATAA